CCCAACTCGCCGTCGTCTTACCTTTGTGTGGCTCGAACAgcagatatatatatatttatgcGTGCGCGCCCGTTTATCGGTGATAATGGGGATGATAGACGTTCGCTTGCCGGGTGGCCTTTCTGTGGTACTTGAAGGCGCTTCCAGGTGCGTCCCCTAGGACGGTGCGCGTCGTTGCCGTGTGCGAACTCAGGAGGCTAGCTCAGCGTTAGGGTCTTCCCCGCCCGCCCGTCCGTCAGCCCGcgcgccccaccccccacccccgcagAGCACTACATGCTCCCTCTGTGCCCTTCCCACATCGTCATCATATCTCCTCCACGTCTCTCTACGAATGCTTTACGAACACCTGCTCGTCTCGTCGTGCCACTTCGACACGCTATATGcgctgcaccccccccctccatctCTTCCGCTCCCATGCGTGAGCGCGGTCGCGCAACCACCTGGCTCTCTTCATCGCACTCCGATTAACTGCCAcgacccaccaccaccaccactcatCAACGGTGAAAACAAaaacctccctccctctgttcCGGCTTACTCGTATGCTTCGTGCCCATCatcacagacacacacgccctcagatacctcctccccccatcccccgcccacacacacatacttTTTCCtgcgcatgtgtatgtgtgatCCATGCTAGATGCGGAGAGTGGGTAACCAACAACGTAGGCGGATTGTCGACTCACGTGCACCGCGCGCAATCCGCATCACGGCAGAGCGCGGCGATACCGgatagcgagagagagagtgactATTGACCTGCAATtatttttctttctctccccatcTACGCAGATGGAGCGTAGAGCTGCCGATGGTCCGGCCCCCTACCCTCCCTGCTCCTCAGCTCTTCGCTGATCTCACTGCCTCTGTATTTTCTCAGCTTCGGCACCTCGTGCCGCGCCTCTCTAACAGTTGTTGAAGTTTCCCTGATCACTATGCTCTTTATAGACGGCACGTCATCATGGAACAGGAACTGTTTCGCTGGCCGCCGTCCGATACTCGAGCTTTTGGAGCCCGCTCACCTGCGGCCGCAGCCGGTTCTGCAGGCATACCCCCACCACTAACCAGATTCAGGTCCTGGATCCCTCATCGCCGCAGGCAACACCGCTTTCCACCTCCTGTCGACATGGCTAGCCACTGCAGCGTCAACGCTGGTGTCGCCGGTGTCCGCTCACAGTTCCGGCCGTGTGCCAtgagatgatgatgatgagctCCAAGACGACACGTCCGCACCACCAGGTTTTTCCTCTGCCGAGCGCCTCTTTTACGCAGTCATCACGCTTCACCTCGTGCTTCGCTCCTTTTCCACTGGGGGTCTGTTCTGCACCTTCAACATCGACTTTCCACGTGCCCGTGTCGGCGCTCCCGACTGACTTCTCGCAGCCCTCCCTGCCACCCGTGTCATCGACCAAGACGGCGGACTAGacccgcagcggcgccctTTATCTATGGCTTCCCTGGCCCGGCAATGTCCGCGGCAGTCCCGACTGATGCTACGTGGCCCATACGTTGCATCACCTCCCCGCTGTGTTCCATCACCGCCATTGCCCGGCCTCTGagctcacgcgcgcgcgctctcggcTCACCCTCAGCTGCACagaggaggtgcaccgcCTTTCTGCAGCGCTCTTGGATCCTGCCCGCCTTCTACACCATTGCGGGCGTCGTCTTCGTTATCTTTGTGCACGGCCCGCACGTTTtcctcccgctgctcatcatcatcgccaaCTACGTCATCTtctcgcggctgcagcgctggtgccCCTACTGGCTGTTCATGGTCATCATGTGGTCCACGCACGTCGCTCTCCTGTACCTCATCGAGGTCAACGAGGGGTTCGAGCAGACGTACTGGGTGCAGTACTGCACTTTGTCTATTCTGTCGAGCCTGACAGCCATTCTGGGTGATGCAGAAGTGCTTCCTTTGGAGCAGCGGATGCGCTGGTCCGTAGCCTTCCGCATGTCGACGCTGCGCCTCATCGCCTTCAACTACGACCTGTGGGAggccacgcacgccgccgcacgcgcgcgcgaccGTGCCACGGCGAAGCACGACGCCGGCTGCGTCGagtgcgcgcagctgcgcgagcagaacgcggcgtcggcggccgcgctgcccGCCGAGGCGTCGCGCTGCTACAAGTACCGCACCGAGTACGCGCGCGACCCCGCCGACTACAACTTCCTGAACTACGCCGCCTACGTGCTGTTCCCGCCACTGTACCTTGCCGGGCCAATGTCGTCCTTCAACGCCTTCGTGTcgcacatgcgcgtgccgagcacgtcgatgccgctgcgcaagatGGCGAGGTACGCGTTTGGCATCCTCCGCATCTACATCACGGAGtacacgctgctgcacttTGTGCACATCCCATGCCTCGGCTCGTACGCCTTCGTGATCCTTCGGATGACCTTGCTGGAGCAGGCGCAGTTCCTGTTCTACATGCTGGCCTACCTGTGGTTGAAGTTCAGCTTTATATGGAAGTCGTCACGGCTCCTCGCCATGTTCAGCGGCATCGAAGTTCCGGAGGacatgcggcgctgcttcggcAACACGCTGACGGTGCGGGACTTCTGGCGCGACTGGCACGCATCCTTCAACCTGTGGATCGTGCGGTACATGTACATCCCGATGGGTggccgcagccgcgtcgcgctgtcggtgctgcCGATCTTCCTGTTCATTGCGGTGTGGCACGACCCTGCGCTGCACCTTGTCAAGTGGGCGGTGTGCATTGCCGCGATGTtcgtggcggaggtggcggtgagcGTGTGCTTTGGGtgggccgccgcggcgttcCGGCGCGAgatggccgccgcggcaccgacggGCGCAGTAAGTGATGCTGCGTTGGACAGCGGCCGCCCCGCGaactgcgcgccgcgccgtaGTCTGCTGGCACGGCTGGCGAGGCTCTCTGCGCGTCGCTTGAGCCCGCTCGCGCAATCGTGGGTATACCGCCAATGTCGAGTGGTAGCTGGCATGACCACAGTGTTCGGGCTGATCGTTGCGAACTTGGTGGGTTTCTCGATGCAAAATGCGGTGGCGACCGTGGAGAAGCACGGCCTACCGTCGTCGGGGACCGATGCCGACGATGTGATCAAGAAGGCGTTTCACAGCATCACGCCCCTCTTTACTCTAGGCCTGATTGCCTTCATGTACTCTATGTCCGCCCTGGCGGCGATGGATCGCGACATGGCCCGCCAGCAAACATCATACTTGAAGCTGCTCTATAGACTGAAGCAGTAGCGGCCCCGTCACGCTGGCGTCACGAGGGAGTAGGTGGCACGAGTCTGCAGTGTGGATGAGCCTGTGCATCCGGCTGGCGCGTCGCCCCAACTCCCTTCTGTGCCGGCCCTCTATGGATTCTTTCCCTTTCTGCGAAGGGCGTCGATGATGTCGCCTCGCGGGCTTTCTTTTGCTCTCCGACCGTCTCTTCCCACCCCCCGTTCTCCAAGGAaggtgtgtacgtgcgtgggtgcgtgtggtgttTGGCCGACTGAGCGAGGCGCCGCTCttcgttttgtgtgtgtgtgtgtgtgtgtgtgccgcgcgcgtgtctgcttgcgtgtgcatTCACGGGtaggtgtgggtgtgggtgcatgACACGCGTAGATGCATCACCCAtggccccaccccctccccctcacactTCACCGGCTCGCCCATACGTCgagagcagcgctgccaaATGCTCTttggcccccctccctgagGGACCCAGCCTCTCCGGCCCTCCCGCTCCAGGACGCTCcagccacccctccccctcattCTCCCCTTCTCGTGCCTCTCGCCTCACCGGGTCTCTCCGCCTCCCAGACGACCATCTCCAGTCAGAGGACCACCAACCGAAACAGCAAAAGCTCAGCCGTGTGAGCCAAGCACACCATAAAGCTGTGTTCAttcgtctgtgtgtgtgtgtgtgtgtgtgtgccgagTCACCACATCTCATTTTATAGCGCTCGTGATTGTAAATTCCCTGCGctgttcccccccccgtctCACCCCCGctcatccctccctctccgtatTCCCCAAGCCACTCCCTTTCCCATTTCTGCTGTGGACTCTCCGTGGTGCCGCTCGCACGTGGCGTTGCGCGcgactctgtgtgtgcgctggtgcgttGGCTAGCAGGTCACCCCGTAGGCACATGATACGGNNNNNNNNNNNNNNNNNNNNNNNNNNNNNNNNNNNNNNNNNNNNNNNNNNNNNNNNNNNNNNNNNNNNNNNNNNNNNNNNNNNNNNNNNNNNNNNNNNNNCCAGAGAAAGCGTTCAACAAAGAGTCGACGGCGACTGTGCAGGACCCCTCGCTggtgccgccatcgccatTCCCCCAAGGCTCCGCACCGCCGTTGCTATCGCCATCCACCTCCGTCCCGCAACCACCCCGCACTGCTCCttcgtggcgctgccgcctccacttCGTGAGCCCCACCACGCCGTTGGACATCGGGGCCGCCCATTACAGCACCGTTTACCCTCGCCTGTGCTCCATCGAGTATATCGTGGCCGCCGCAACGTGTGTGGGAACGATGCTTTACGGGTTTGCAGTGCTGCAGTCGTTCTGCTACAGGAATTTCTTCTCGTACCAGTGGGACATCGTCGATCCGAATCCCTTCTTTGGACGCATGGGCTCCCAAGGCTACGACAATAGCATGGACGATCAGTGGGTCGGGTTCGTCACTCATTACAAGCGTTTTCTTGGTCTggccctgctgctggcgggctTTTCTGGGTTCTATCGAGCGCTGCTCTCTTACACAACGCCATCTGGatcccccatcccctctgACAACACGGCCTGCTCATCACTCTCGGCGAGCAGCAAGTGCTCAGTGTCGCTGGACGGCCATGTGAAGGTGTGGGCGCCACCGAAATGGTTGGATAAGCTacgctcacgcgcgcgcgctctcggcTCACCCTCAGCTGCACagaggaggtgcaccgcCTTTCTGCAGCGCTCTTGGATCCTGCCCGCCTTCTACACCATTGCGGGCGTCGTCTTCGTTATCTTTGTGCACGGCCCGCACGTTTtcctcccgctgctcatcatcatcgccaaCTACGTCATCTtctcgcggctgcagcgctggtgccCCTACTGGCTGTTCATGGTCATCATGTGGTCCACGCACGTCGCTCTCCTGTACCTCATCGAGGTCAACGAGGGGTTCGAGCAGACGTACTGGGTGCAGTACTGCACTTTGTCTATTCTGTCGAGCCTGACAGCCATTCTGGGTGATGCAGAAGTGCTTCCTTTGGAGCAGCGGATGCGCTGGTCCGTAGCCTTCCGCATGTCGACGCTGCGCCTCATCGCCTTCAACTACGACCTGTGGGAggccacgcacgccgccgcacgcgcgcgcgaccGTGCCACGGCGAAGCACGACGCCGGCTGCGTCGagtgcgcgcagctgcgcgagcagaacgcggcgtcggcggccgcgctgcccGCCGAGGCGTCGCGCTGCTACAAGTACCGCACCGAGTACGCGCGCGACCCCGCCGACTACAACTTCCTGAACTACGCCGCCTACGTGCTGTTCCCGCCACTGTACCTTGCCGGGCCAATGTCGTCCTTCAACGCCTTCGTGTcgcacatgcgcgtgccgagcacgtcgatgccgctgcgcaagatGGCGAGGTACGCGTTTGGCATCCTCCGCATCTACATCACGGAGtacacgctgctgcacttTGTGCACATCCCATGCCTCGGCTCGTACGCCTTCGTGATCCTTCGGATGACCTTGCTGGAGCAGGCGCAGTTCCTGTTCTACATGCTGGCCTACCTGTGGTTGAAGTTCAGCTTTATATGGAAGTCGTCACGGCTCCTCGCCATGTTCAGCGGCATCGAAGTTCCGGAGGacatgcggcgctgcttcggcAACACGCTGACGGTGCGGGACTTCTGGCGCGACTGGCACGCATCCTTCAACCTGTGGATCGTGCGGTACATGTACATCCCGATGGGTggccgcagccgcgtcgcgctgtcggtgctgcCGATCTTCCTGTTCATTGCGGTGTGGCACGACCCTGCGCTGCACCTTGTCAAGTGGGCGGTGTGCATTGCCGCGATGTtcgtggcggaggtggcggtgagcGTGTGCTTTGGGtgggccgccgcggcgttcCGGCGCGAgatggccgccgcggcaccgacggGCGCAGTAAGTGATGCTGCGTTGGACAGCGGCCGCCCCGCGaactgcgcgccgcgccgtaGTCTGCTGGCACGGCTGGCGAGGCTCTCTGCGCGTCGCTTGAGCCCGCTCGCGCAATCGTGGGTATACCGCCAATGTCGAGTGGTAGCTGGCATGACCACAGTGTTCGGGCTGATCGTTGCGAACTTGGTGGGTTTCTCGATGCAAAATGCGGTGGCGACCGTGGAGAAGCACGGCCTACCGTCGTCGGGGACCGATGCCGACGATGTGATCAAGAAGGCGTTTCACAGCATCACGCCCCTCTTTACTCTAGGCCTGATTGCCTTCATGTACTCTATGTCCGCCCTGGCGGCGATGGATCGCGACATGGCCCGCCAGCAAACATCATACTTGAAGCTGCTCTATAGACTGAAGCAGTAGCGGCCCCGTCACGCTGGCGTCACGAGGGAGTAGGTGGCACGAGTCTGCAGTGTGGATGAGCCTGTGCATCCGGCTGGCGCGTCGCCCCAACTCCCTTCTGTGCCGGCCCTCTATGGATTCTTTCCCTTTCTGCGAAGGGCGTCGATGATGTCGCCTCGCGGGCTTTCTTTTGCTCTCCGACCGTCTCTTCCCACCCCCCGTTCTCCAAGGAaggtgtgtacgtgcgtgggtgcgtgtggtgttTGGCCGACTGAGCGAGGCGCCGCTCttcgttttgtgtgtgtgtgtgtgtgtgtgtgtgccgcgcgcgtgtctgcttgcgtgtgcatTCACGGGtaggtgtgggtgtgggtgcatgACACGCGTAGATGCATCACCCAtggccccaccccctccccctcattCTGCCCTTCTCGTGCCTCTCGTTGTTCGGGAGGGTTATTGTcggcatgtgtgtgtgtgtcttttttgtattcgttttttttttgttttcgatTCATCATCTTGGTGGTATCAAGTGGGTGCGTCGGTGAGGACGGTGGAGAAATCGGCTCGTCGTTCCGCGCCCTGCTTTCCCGAGACTGTGagccctgcgtgtgtgtgtgtgtgtgtagccGGGCGCATGTGCGTCGGCACAGTGGGAGATATTCATGATTATCACTATTCTTTACTTTTTTTGGAGCGGGGCTGTGGTAAGAGCTGGGAAAGACATGGGGAGAAGTGGGGTCTGGACgatatttttttttgttagCGGTACACACGGGGAGGTGAGCGTTACCTCCGTGcaacccctccctcccccccccacacatcCAGGAAGGGCTGCGGCCCATCcggtggggggagggtaaCGAGGACCAAGGGAAAAGTGTGTGACCGGGGAAGAGCCGAAGGAAAACGAATGGGACTGTATTCTCAGAAAAGAGAGCCGCCGGCAGTATAGGATGAGAGACAGAATGCCGGCTAATGCTGCGGCACGGTGTTTATACTTTGTTTTGCCTTTCCTGACGCTGGGTGGATGATGCGGTGTAGATGGGGACTGAGGGTGATTGGTGAtattctctctccctctctcttcctcttttgtTGTAGGCCATCATACCTTTTGTGTGAGTgcggggggggtggaggggaagggaCGGTTTTGGTTTATACGGCGGGCTTGTAAGAGAGTTGTGTCTGCCGATGCGCATGTGTACATGCTTATTGGCGTCTATGTGCTTATCcttatgtttttttttcgctcggtgtgtgtatgtgtgtagggggtggtcgtctctctctctcttagTCGATATGGTTTCGtcatctcctccctctccccgccatctctctctctctgggtgcgtgtgtacaGCTGCTGGGCCGTATGCCTTGTATTGCTTCGACTCAGTGTGGCGGCGGTACCCATGTGTTAATAAAGGACTGCTCTGCATCTCCACGGTTTGGGGTGCGGAACGGGCAACGGTGCTTCCTCCTGTGGCGGTGAGGAACGTattcgtttttcttttttttttcatatTCTATGTCgatgtttgtgtgtgtgtgtgtgtgtgtgtgtggtgtggtgtgctAGCGCAGCGCTACgtcttcggcggcggtgctgttgtCATTGTGCGTGGCGACGTGAATTCTATTACGTAGCCACCAtcagcgcagcaacagcgacCCTCTCAccgctcgcctcctccccccccatcctcctccccctcataCACGCTTTGTACTTCTTCCCTCTGTCCCCGCTTTACCGCCCACAGCGGAGGATGAGGACGGCTTTGACTTTCTCTGTTTCGCTGTGTTTCTTGTCGGCTGCACGGCCTCGCATCACCCGCCCCCTTTTCTGCCGCGGCATCAACGGAAGGCGAGGAGTATGGTGGATGAAAAGACAAGCATGCACGTACACGCCggcttgcgcgtgtgtgtgtgcgtaaACGAAAGGAAACGAGTCGTCCTGCACACTGGATCGGCTAGATCACGGTGCAGCGCATGCAGTGGCCATGATGCGCCCCTGCAGGCCAGTGGCAGCGGGACGCGGTCACCTCGTAAGAGGGGGACTGGCGAGATGGACCAGTTGTTGTCGTCCACTATGAGCAAGGGTGGCATGTCTTGTGTGCAGACCGGTGCACTATATTTTTTCCGGTATCCGTCGTCTCGCCATGCTGCACCCCGCTACATCCTCGCTTAACCTGTCCGTCTTTTCTTCTCCCCTTCCGTGTCCGTTTGTGAACGATTGCCCTTATGCGCGATTCTCCGCCGTGCACTTTAgccgtcctctctctctccgcggGCGATatacgcgcacacgtggcgGCACGGCTACCATCCGCTGACATCTNNNNNNNNNNNNNNNNNNNNNNNNNNNNNNNNNNNNNNNNNNNNNNNNNNNNNNNNNNNNNNNNNNNNNNNNNNNNNNNNNNNNNNNNNNNNNNNNNNNNCTACAAAACGACAAAATACGAACGTCGTGGGTGTTCCCCACACGGT
This genomic stretch from Leishmania mexicana MHOM/GT/2001/U1103 complete genome, chromosome 19 harbors:
- a CDS encoding putative glycerol uptake protein, which codes for MVIMWSTHVALLYLIEVNEGFEQTYWVQYCTLSILSSLTAILGDAEVLPLEQRMRWSVAFRMSTLRLIAFNYDLWEATHAAARARDRATAKHDAGCVECAQLREQNAASAAALPAEASRCYKYRTEYARDPADYNFLNYAAYVLFPPLYLAGPMSSFNAFVSHMRVPSTSMPLRKMARYAFGILRIYITEYTLLHFVHIPCLGSYAFVILRMTLLEQAQFLFYMLAYLWLKFSFIWKSSRLLAMFSGIEVPEDMRRCFGNTLTVRDFWRDWHASFNLWIVRYMYIPMGGRSRVALSVLPIFLFIAVWHDPALHLVKWAVCIAAMFVAEVAVSVCFGWAAAAFRREMAAAAPTGAVSDAALDSGRPANCAPRRSLLARLARLSARRLSPLAQSWVYRQCRVVAGMTTVFGLIVANLVGFSMQNAVATVEKHGLPSSGTDADDVIKKAFHSITPLFTLGLIAFMYSMSALAAMDRDMARQQTSYLKLLYRLKQ
- a CDS encoding putative glycerol uptake protein, which produces PEKAFNKESTATVQDPSLVPPSPFPQGSAPPLLSPSTSVPQPPRTAPSWRCRLHFVSPTTPLDIGAAHYSTVYPRLCSIEYIVAAATCVGTMLYGFAVLQSFCYRNFFSYQWDIVDPNPFFGRMGSQGYDNSMDDQWVGFVTHYKRFLGLALLLAGFSGFYRALLSYTTPSGSPIPSDNTACSSLSASSKCSVSLDGHVKVWAPPKWLDKLRSRARALGSPSAAQRRCTAFLQRSWILPAFYTIAGVVFVIFVHGPHVFLPLLIIIANYVIFSRLQRWCPYWLFMVIMWSTHVALLYLIEVNEGFEQTYWVQYCTLSILSSLTAILGDAEVLPLEQRMRWSVAFRMSTLRLIAFNYDLWEATHAAARARDRATAKHDAGCVECAQLREQNAASAAALPAEASRCYKYRTEYARDPADYNFLNYAAYVLFPPLYLAGPMSSFNAFVSHMRVPSTSMPLRKMARYAFGILRIYITEYTLLHFVHIPCLGSYAFVILRMTLLEQAQFLFYMLAYLWLKFSFIWKSSRLLAMFSGIEVPEDMRRCFGNTLTVRDFWRDWHASFNLWIVRYMYIPMGGRSRVALSVLPIFLFIAVWHDPALHLVKWAVCIAAMFVAEVAVSVCFGWAAAAFRREMAAAAPTGAVSDAALDSGRPANCAPRRSLLARLARLSARRLSPLAQSWVYRQCRVVAGMTTVFGLIVANLVGFSMQNAVATVEKHGLPSSGTDADDVIKKAFHSITPLFTLGLIAFMYSMSALAAMDRDMARQQTSYLKLLYRLKQ